The genomic DNA ATGGCCGTCGTCTCGGGGTTTTTCTCCCGGTAGTCCCCCGGGTTGGGGAGGGTGACCCAGAACAGGAAGACGCTCAGGAGAATGAAGCCGAGCAACCCCAGCAGGATCCAGCGGACGAGGTGCCGCTTCCGTCCCGGCTTTCGCTCGGCTTTCGGCTTCTCCGGTTCTGTCGTCGTTCCCGGTGCCCCGAGGTACAGGTCCCGCAGCTGTTCGTCTTCCCGCGGCATGGCCACCTCCCGCGACAGTGTTACCCCCAACCCGGCCCGAACGCAAGGGGATTTTGAACCACGAAATACACGGAATACACGAAACAGGGGCGCATTCAGCAAAACAGTGCATTATCAATGTGTTCAGCGGGGCGATCCTGGGGAAACGCTGAGAACGTGTCGAACGAGCGTCATCGGGTCAAGCGAGCCGATGCATCATTCTCAGGTTCTTCTTTAACCGTATTGTTCGTGTATTTCGTGTATTTCGTGGTCAAAATCAGGGGTCGCCGATGAGGTCCCGGACGGCACCGATGAGGCGGTCGTCGTGGAAGGAACTCTTGGTGAGGTAATAATCGGCGCCGGCGTCGAGACCCCGAAGCTTGTCCTCCTCCCGGTCCTTGTAGGAGACGATCATGACGGGCATCGCCTTCCGGCGGGGGTCCGCCTTGATGCGGCGCACCAGCTCGATGCCGTCCATGCGGGGCATGTCCACGTCCGTGACCACCAGGTGGTAAGGGGCTTCCTGGAGCGCGTTCAGACCGTCCATGCCGTCCACGGCCACGGCCACCTCGTAGCCCCGGTTCTCCAGGAGCTTGCGCTCCACCTCGCGCACGGTGAGGGAGTCGTCCACCACCAGGATGCGCTTGCGGTCCTCGGGGCGCTGCACCCGGCGGCTCACGGCCCGGAGGACGCGCCCCTGGCCGATGAGGTTGTCCACCCCCCGCACCAGGTCGTCGACGTCCAGGATGAGCAGGGGGGATCCGTCTTCCATGACGGCGCCGGCGGAGATGTTGGGGACCTTGCCCAGGCGCGGGTCCAGAGGGATGACCACCAGCTCGCGCTCGCCCAGGAAACGATCGACGGCCACCCCGTAGCGGCTCAGGCGGTCGCTGAGCACCACCACCCGCAGGATGCGCACGTCCCGGGCCTCCGGCAGCGGCACCTGGAGGATCTGCCGGGCGTCCACGAGACCGAGGGTCTCCCCGCCGTCGTCGCAGTAGAGGCGGTCCTCCACCACGCGCAGGTCCTCCGCGGCCACGTTCAGGAGACGGTCGATCCGGACCAGGGGGACGGCGTACGCTTCGCCCCCGATCTCCACCTGGAGGGCGCGCATCACGGACAGGGCCAGCGGCAGCATCAGCCGGAAGGTGGTCCCCTCGCCGGGCTTCGACTCGATGCGCACCATCCCCCGGACCTCGTGGACCATGTTGTGCACCACGTCGAGCCCGACACCCCGCCCCGACAGCTCGGTCACGTTCACGGAGGTGGAGAAGCCCGGCAGGAAGAGAAACTCCAGCAACTCCGCCTCGCTCATCCCCGCGGCCATCTCCCCCGTGGCGTACCCCTTTTCCACGACCCGGGCCCGGACGGTCTCCGGGTCGATCCCCCTCCCGTCGTCGGAGATGGTGATCTCCAGGAGCCCCGAACGGTGCCGCGCCTCCACCCGGATGGTCCCTTCCTCGGGTTTGCCGGCCCGCCTTCGGACGTCCGGCGTTTCGAGGCCGTGGTCCGCGGCGTTCCGGAGCAGGTGGTTGAGGGGGGCTTCCAGTCGTTCCATGATGTCCCGGTCCACCGGGGTGCCGAGCCCGCCGGTCTGGAACCGGATCCGCTTGCCGAGGGACCGGGCGAGGTCCCGGACCATGCGGTCGAAGCCGATCAGGCCCTCGGAGAAGGGGCGCATGCGGCACCGGATCACCTCGGCGTAAAGGCGCTCGGCGAGGTTCTCCATCCGCCGCGAGAACTGGTCGAAGTCCTCGATGTGGGCCAGGACCGCCTCGCGCAGGGGGGTGAAGCGTTCGCCCGCCTCGGCCACGGGGTCCGGGGCCCCGGCGGGGGACAGCCCGGGCGAGGCCGTGAGGCGTCTGGCCACCCAGTCCTCCAGGGGGCCGGTGAGGGCCTTGATCTTCCGGAGGCACGCGGAGAACGCCTTCAGGGAGCGGGCGTGCACGAGGCACTCCCCGGAGAGGCCCATGAGCCGGCTGAGGTTCTCCGACTGGACGCGCACGAAGCCCGGTTCCACGCGCTCCTCCTCCGCATCGGCGGCCGGGGGGGGAGGCGGTTCGGGGGCCGGAGCCGGCCGGGCGGGCGGGGCCGAGGTGAGCGGTTCGGACGGGGCCGGGACCGGCGGGGCGGAGG from Acidobacteriota bacterium includes the following:
- a CDS encoding hybrid sensor histidine kinase/response regulator; this translates as MSTPPYDDSLLDLFRIELETHSRVLESGLVGAESNPSPSRFEPLMRAAHSIKGAARIVGLADAVGMAHAMEDVLSAAQHERLRLQAGHVDTLLQANDIFKEFAGMGVSAIPEAMKARKELMDALAGQLRDILLEPSAPGPAPGPPPSAPPVPAPSEPLTSAPPARPAPAPEPPPPPAADAEEERVEPGFVRVQSENLSRLMGLSGECLVHARSLKAFSACLRKIKALTGPLEDWVARRLTASPGLSPAGAPDPVAEAGERFTPLREAVLAHIEDFDQFSRRMENLAERLYAEVIRCRMRPFSEGLIGFDRMVRDLARSLGKRIRFQTGGLGTPVDRDIMERLEAPLNHLLRNAADHGLETPDVRRRAGKPEEGTIRVEARHRSGLLEITISDDGRGIDPETVRARVVEKGYATGEMAAGMSEAELLEFLFLPGFSTSVNVTELSGRGVGLDVVHNMVHEVRGMVRIESKPGEGTTFRLMLPLALSVMRALQVEIGGEAYAVPLVRIDRLLNVAAEDLRVVEDRLYCDDGGETLGLVDARQILQVPLPEARDVRILRVVVLSDRLSRYGVAVDRFLGERELVVIPLDPRLGKVPNISAGAVMEDGSPLLILDVDDLVRGVDNLIGQGRVLRAVSRRVQRPEDRKRILVVDDSLTVREVERKLLENRGYEVAVAVDGMDGLNALQEAPYHLVVTDVDMPRMDGIELVRRIKADPRRKAMPVMIVSYKDREEDKLRGLDAGADYYLTKSSFHDDRLIGAVRDLIGDP